Proteins found in one Sporosarcina jeotgali genomic segment:
- the der gene encoding ribosome biogenesis GTPase Der, which translates to MSKPTVAIVGRPNVGKSTIFNRIVGERISIVEDVAGVTRDRIYSAADWLSHDFNLIDTGGIDIGDEPFLVQIRLQAEIAIEEADVIIFLTNGREGVTDADEQVAKILYKTKKPVVLAVNKVDNPEMKDMIYDFYSLGFGDPYPISGAHGLGLGDLLDTVAENFPDPSEEEIEDDVIRFSLIGRPNVGKSSLVNALLGEDRVIVSDVAGTTTDAIDSSYEYEGQKFKIIDTAGMRKKGKVYENTEKYSVLRALKAIDRSDVVLIVINGEEGIREQDKRIAGYAEEAGKGILFVVNKWDALEKDEKTMNRFNEDIRKNFLFLDYAPIAYVSAKTKQRVRSLFDLIVNISENHSMRIQSSVLNEVIEDAIARNPAPTDKGKRLRIYYSTQVAVRPPAFVVFVNDTELMHFSYERFLRNRLRESFGFEGTPIRIITRARS; encoded by the coding sequence ATGAGTAAACCAACAGTAGCCATCGTAGGACGTCCGAATGTCGGAAAGTCCACGATTTTTAACAGAATTGTCGGAGAACGTATATCGATAGTAGAAGATGTTGCAGGCGTAACAAGAGATCGGATTTATAGTGCAGCGGATTGGCTGTCTCACGATTTTAATTTAATTGACACAGGCGGAATTGATATTGGGGATGAACCATTTCTAGTTCAAATTCGTTTGCAGGCTGAAATTGCAATTGAAGAAGCAGATGTAATCATTTTCCTTACTAATGGAAGAGAAGGGGTTACGGATGCGGATGAGCAAGTTGCGAAGATTTTGTATAAAACGAAAAAACCAGTAGTCCTTGCTGTCAATAAAGTGGACAACCCTGAAATGAAGGACATGATTTATGATTTCTATTCACTCGGTTTTGGCGATCCGTATCCAATTTCAGGTGCACATGGTCTTGGTCTTGGTGATCTTTTAGATACCGTAGCAGAGAACTTCCCTGATCCTTCAGAAGAAGAAATTGAAGATGATGTGATCCGTTTTTCTTTGATTGGACGGCCGAACGTAGGGAAATCCTCGCTTGTCAATGCTTTGCTCGGTGAAGACCGTGTAATTGTCAGTGATGTTGCAGGCACTACAACGGATGCAATTGACTCTTCTTATGAATACGAAGGACAGAAATTCAAAATTATTGATACTGCAGGAATGCGGAAAAAAGGTAAGGTGTACGAGAATACGGAAAAATACAGTGTCCTGCGCGCCTTGAAGGCCATTGATCGCTCTGATGTTGTATTGATCGTCATTAATGGTGAGGAAGGTATCCGCGAGCAGGATAAACGAATTGCCGGGTACGCTGAAGAAGCAGGTAAAGGCATTCTCTTCGTAGTAAATAAGTGGGATGCACTTGAAAAAGATGAAAAAACGATGAATCGTTTTAATGAAGATATCCGTAAAAATTTCTTGTTCCTAGATTATGCGCCGATTGCATATGTATCTGCAAAAACAAAGCAGCGGGTCCGCTCATTGTTTGATTTAATCGTTAATATTAGTGAAAATCATTCGATGCGTATTCAGTCAAGTGTCTTGAACGAAGTAATTGAAGATGCGATTGCTAGAAATCCAGCTCCGACAGATAAAGGGAAGCGTCTTCGCATTTATTATTCAACACAGGTTGCTGTCAGACCGCCTGCATTTGTCGTGTTTGTGAACGACACAGAACTGATGCACTTTTCGTATGAACGATTCCTGCGCAATCGTTTGCGCGAGTCTTTCGGGTTTGAAGGAACGCCGATTCGAATTATTACTCGGGCTAGAAGTTAA
- the rpsA gene encoding 30S ribosomal protein S1, with protein sequence MTEEMNVGAMDGYNEGDRVTGKVTKIEDKSVTVEISGAPFDGVIPISELSSLHIETASDAVKEGDELELSIIKVEDNTFVLSKRKVDAEDAWDTLEEQFNNAVTITTEVKDVVKGGLVVDLGVRGFIPASLVEDHFVESFEDYKGRTMDFKIVEMDKEKNRLILSHRAVIQEEKSSKKEEILADLHEGDVLEGTVQRIASFGAFVDLGGVDGLVHISQIAHGHVEKVSDVLKEGDKVEVKILAVDRDSERISLSIKDTLAGPWEGIEEKAPKGAVLQGTVKRLVSYGAFVEVFPGVEGLVHISRISHDHIGTPNEVLSEGQNVEVKVLDVNPNDKRLSLSIKDLTDKEEDTYDGYEMPEEPSGFSISDVIGDQLKKFSN encoded by the coding sequence ATGACTGAAGAGATGAATGTAGGAGCTATGGACGGATATAATGAAGGAGATCGCGTGACAGGTAAAGTAACAAAAATTGAAGACAAATCTGTCACTGTAGAAATTTCTGGAGCACCATTTGACGGCGTGATTCCAATCAGTGAATTATCTAGTCTTCACATTGAAACAGCATCAGACGCAGTAAAAGAAGGCGATGAGCTCGAGCTTTCTATCATTAAAGTTGAAGATAATACGTTCGTATTGTCCAAACGTAAAGTGGATGCGGAAGATGCTTGGGATACATTAGAAGAGCAATTTAATAATGCTGTCACAATTACAACTGAAGTGAAAGATGTTGTAAAAGGCGGTTTAGTAGTCGATTTGGGAGTACGCGGATTCATACCAGCATCGTTAGTTGAAGATCATTTCGTTGAATCATTTGAAGACTATAAAGGACGTACTATGGACTTTAAGATTGTGGAAATGGATAAAGAGAAAAACCGTTTGATTTTATCCCATCGTGCAGTTATTCAGGAAGAGAAGTCTTCTAAAAAAGAAGAGATTCTGGCGGATCTTCACGAAGGGGACGTGCTGGAAGGAACTGTACAGCGGATCGCTTCATTTGGTGCGTTTGTAGATTTAGGCGGAGTGGATGGTTTAGTACACATTTCACAAATCGCACATGGTCACGTTGAAAAAGTGTCAGATGTCCTAAAAGAAGGCGACAAAGTTGAAGTGAAAATTTTAGCTGTCGATCGTGATTCTGAAAGAATCAGTCTTTCTATCAAAGACACGTTAGCGGGACCGTGGGAAGGAATTGAAGAAAAAGCTCCTAAAGGTGCAGTTCTCCAAGGGACTGTAAAACGCCTCGTTTCATACGGCGCTTTTGTCGAAGTATTCCCAGGGGTCGAAGGTCTTGTGCATATTTCAAGAATTTCCCACGACCACATTGGCACGCCTAACGAAGTACTGTCTGAAGGACAAAATGTAGAAGTTAAAGTATTGGATGTCAATCCTAACGACAAACGTCTATCTTTGAGCATTAAAGATTTGACTGATAAAGAAGAAGACACATATGATGGCTATGAAATGCCTGAAGAGCCGTCTGGTTTCTCAATCAGTGATGTCATCGGAGATCAGTTAAAAAAGTTCTCTAACTAA